From a single Rhizobium lusitanum genomic region:
- a CDS encoding NADP-dependent malic enzyme gives MDTNDTSKAAKNMASGNLDEQALFFHRYPRPGKLEIQATKPLGNQRDLALAYSPGVAAPCLAIRDNPEMAFDYTSRGNLVAVISNGTAVLGLGNIGPLASKPVMEGKAVLFKKFAGIDVFDIEIEAPTVDEMVSTISALEPTFGGINLEDIKAPECFEVERRLREKMDIPVFHDDQHGTAIIVAAAILNGLELAGKKIEDIKIVASGAGAAALACLNLLVILGAKRENIWVHDIEGLVYEDRNVLMDEWKSVYAQKSDKRELAESIGGADVFLGLSAAGVLKPELLEQMAEKPLIMALANPTPEIMPDLARAARPDAMICTGRSDFPNQVNNVLCFPYIFRGALDCGAKTINEEMKMAAVRAIASLAREEPSDVAARAYSGETPVFGPEYLIPSPFDPRLILRIAPAVARAAAESGVALRPIADFDAYMDELNRFVFRSGFVMKPIFAAAKIAERKRVVFSEGEDERVLRAAQVLLEEGTAVPILIGRPNVIETRLKRYGLKIRPHTDFAVINPNDDPRFREYVELYFSLVGRSGVIPEAARTIVRTNTTVIGALALKRGDADALICGLEGRYERHLRIVRQIIGKRPDVGDFSALSLLISQRGATFYTDTYVTFNPNAAEIAQSAVLAAEEIKRFGIAPRVALVSHSNFGSRESESATKMRDALALVRKAAPELEVDGEMHGDSAISESLRRHVMPDSTLSGEANLLVFPNLDAANITLGVVKTMTDGLHVGPILLGTALPAHILSPSVTSRGVVNMAALAVVEASQPN, from the coding sequence ATGGATACGAACGACACATCGAAGGCAGCCAAGAACATGGCGAGTGGCAATCTCGACGAACAGGCTCTCTTCTTTCATCGTTATCCCCGCCCCGGCAAGCTGGAAATCCAGGCGACCAAGCCGCTCGGAAACCAGCGCGACCTGGCGCTTGCCTATTCTCCCGGCGTCGCCGCCCCCTGCCTCGCCATCCGTGACAATCCGGAAATGGCCTTCGATTATACCTCACGCGGCAATCTCGTAGCGGTCATCTCCAACGGCACGGCCGTGCTCGGCCTCGGCAATATCGGGCCGCTGGCCTCCAAGCCGGTGATGGAAGGCAAAGCCGTCCTCTTCAAGAAATTCGCCGGCATCGATGTCTTCGATATCGAAATTGAGGCACCCACCGTCGATGAGATGGTTAGCACAATTTCAGCACTCGAGCCCACCTTCGGCGGCATCAACCTCGAGGACATCAAGGCACCTGAATGTTTCGAGGTCGAGCGTCGTCTGCGCGAGAAGATGGATATTCCAGTCTTTCACGACGATCAGCACGGCACCGCCATTATCGTCGCCGCCGCCATTCTCAACGGGTTGGAATTGGCCGGCAAGAAGATCGAGGACATCAAGATCGTCGCATCCGGCGCCGGCGCGGCAGCGCTTGCCTGCCTCAACCTTCTGGTCATTCTCGGCGCCAAGCGCGAAAACATCTGGGTCCATGATATCGAGGGCCTAGTCTACGAAGACCGCAACGTTCTGATGGACGAATGGAAGTCTGTCTATGCCCAAAAGAGCGACAAGCGCGAGCTTGCCGAGTCGATCGGCGGCGCCGATGTCTTCCTTGGCCTGTCAGCCGCTGGCGTATTGAAGCCCGAACTGCTGGAACAGATGGCGGAAAAGCCGCTGATCATGGCGCTGGCCAATCCGACGCCGGAAATCATGCCGGACCTCGCCCGCGCCGCCCGGCCGGACGCGATGATCTGCACCGGCCGTTCGGACTTCCCGAACCAGGTGAACAACGTTCTCTGCTTCCCCTATATCTTCCGTGGCGCGCTTGATTGCGGCGCCAAGACGATCAACGAGGAAATGAAGATGGCGGCCGTGCGCGCCATCGCATCGCTTGCCCGCGAAGAGCCTTCGGATGTCGCCGCCCGCGCCTATAGCGGCGAGACGCCGGTGTTCGGGCCGGAGTATCTGATCCCCTCGCCCTTCGATCCACGCCTGATCCTGCGCATCGCGCCGGCTGTTGCGAGAGCCGCCGCCGAAAGCGGCGTGGCACTGCGTCCGATCGCCGATTTCGACGCCTATATGGACGAGCTCAACCGCTTCGTCTTCCGCTCCGGCTTCGTCATGAAGCCGATTTTCGCCGCCGCCAAGATCGCCGAACGCAAGCGCGTCGTCTTCTCCGAAGGCGAAGACGAGCGCGTTCTGCGCGCCGCCCAGGTCCTTCTTGAAGAAGGCACCGCCGTGCCGATCCTGATCGGCCGCCCCAACGTCATCGAGACCCGCCTGAAGCGCTACGGCCTGAAGATCCGTCCACATACCGACTTCGCCGTCATCAACCCGAACGACGATCCGCGCTTCCGTGAATATGTCGAGCTCTATTTTTCGCTCGTCGGCCGCAGCGGCGTCATTCCAGAAGCCGCTAGAACGATCGTCCGTACCAACACCACCGTCATCGGCGCCCTCGCACTGAAGCGTGGCGATGCCGACGCACTGATCTGCGGTCTCGAAGGCCGTTATGAGCGCCATCTGCGCATCGTCCGCCAGATCATCGGCAAGCGCCCGGATGTCGGCGATTTCTCGGCCCTCAGCCTGCTGATCTCGCAGCGCGGCGCGACCTTCTACACCGACACCTATGTCACCTTTAATCCGAATGCCGCCGAGATCGCCCAGTCAGCCGTCCTCGCTGCCGAAGAGATCAAGCGCTTCGGCATCGCACCGCGCGTCGCCCTTGTCTCGCATTCGAACTTCGGCTCGCGGGAATCGGAAAGTGCCACCAAGATGCGCGATGCCCTGGCGCTCGTGCGTAAAGCGGCACCGGAGCTGGAAGTCGACGGCGAAATGCACGGCGATAGCGCCATTTCCGAAAGCCTGCGTCGCCACGTGATGCCGGACAGCACGCTTTCCGGCGAGGCAAACCTGCTCGTATTCCCTAATCTCGATGCCGCCAACATCACCCTTGGCGTGGTCAAGACCATGACAGACGGCCTGCATGTCGGCCCGATCCTGCTTGGCACGGCGCTTCCGGCCCACATCCTGTCGCCCTCCGTCACCTCGCGCGGCGTCGTCAACATGGCGGCTCTGGCAGTGGTCGAAGCATCGCAACCGAATTGA
- a CDS encoding ankyrin repeat domain-containing protein, which produces MTTRSLAGNATLDSLKKQAKAFLKAVHSGDASARSRVAPYFANVADIGLQDIQLVVAREHGFSSWAKLKTHLESGNRGEVPLDQLANQFLSLATVSYFSHTAADPARFDEALQLLEANPDIAGDSIHIAAALGDADGVARWLDRQPQLLDRKGGPYDWPPLLYASYARLPSRSSLSAARVLIERGADPNAFFLDSGQYRFTALTGVFGEGEAGKIRQPQHPECEAFARLLLDAGAEANDSQALYNRMFEPDDTCLKLLLEHGLSAKDKNNWLVREDGRLVANSQTVFDYQLAWACEKRMGERVRLLVEHGADVNRPVNGRTPYEWARLGNDKDLVLYLVQQGAIAVRLKQEDWIYILLTTGDVSTDQAVFVDHVKRVASDIDIPDAMRRAHPAIMHEAAGENALERVRRMLALGLDINAMTSRTPLHEAALHGDIEMATLLIEHGADTSIRDPYYYAPPIGWAEYNGRAEMVEFLKTQPLDIFAAAAYGQIEQLAVHLDAHPELINMRFGDFRPHGEASPDRDWMTPLGFAILNRRADAVGFLLERGADRSVRDASGRSYRDLSREVGDEAIMSLLRVSIAPAAGQSLSDA; this is translated from the coding sequence GTGACCACGCGCTCTCTGGCGGGCAACGCCACCCTCGATTCCCTCAAAAAGCAGGCCAAGGCTTTTCTGAAAGCCGTTCATTCCGGCGATGCATCGGCACGAAGCCGTGTCGCGCCCTATTTTGCCAATGTTGCCGATATCGGGCTTCAGGACATTCAGCTTGTCGTCGCCCGCGAGCATGGCTTTTCCAGCTGGGCGAAACTCAAGACGCATCTGGAAAGCGGCAATCGCGGAGAGGTCCCGCTGGATCAGCTTGCCAATCAATTCCTGTCGCTGGCGACGGTTTCCTATTTCTCTCACACTGCGGCTGATCCGGCGCGCTTTGACGAGGCGTTGCAACTGCTGGAGGCCAATCCCGACATTGCCGGCGACAGCATCCACATTGCTGCTGCTCTCGGTGACGCCGACGGCGTGGCGCGCTGGCTCGATCGCCAACCGCAGCTTCTCGACCGCAAAGGCGGGCCCTATGATTGGCCGCCGTTGCTTTATGCCTCCTATGCCCGGCTGCCTAGCCGATCTAGTCTGTCGGCGGCAAGGGTCCTGATTGAGCGCGGCGCCGATCCCAATGCCTTCTTTCTCGACAGCGGCCAGTATCGCTTCACGGCGCTGACCGGCGTTTTCGGCGAGGGCGAGGCCGGTAAGATCCGGCAGCCGCAACATCCCGAATGCGAGGCCTTCGCGCGCCTGTTGCTTGATGCCGGTGCCGAGGCGAATGACAGCCAGGCGCTTTATAACCGGATGTTCGAGCCGGATGATACTTGCCTGAAGCTGCTGCTGGAACATGGCCTTTCGGCCAAAGACAAGAACAACTGGCTGGTGCGCGAGGATGGAAGGCTGGTCGCGAATTCGCAGACCGTATTCGACTATCAACTGGCCTGGGCCTGTGAGAAGCGTATGGGGGAGCGTGTCCGACTGCTGGTCGAGCACGGAGCTGATGTTAATAGGCCCGTCAACGGCCGAACGCCTTACGAATGGGCGCGGCTGGGTAATGACAAGGATCTGGTGCTGTATCTCGTTCAGCAGGGAGCTATAGCCGTCCGTCTAAAGCAAGAGGATTGGATCTATATTCTGCTAACAACCGGCGATGTATCCACCGATCAAGCGGTATTCGTCGACCATGTAAAAAGAGTTGCAAGTGACATCGATATTCCCGATGCGATGCGACGGGCTCACCCCGCCATAATGCATGAAGCGGCCGGAGAGAATGCTCTAGAGCGCGTTCGCCGTATGCTGGCGCTCGGCCTCGACATCAATGCCATGACCAGCCGCACGCCGCTGCATGAGGCCGCTTTGCACGGCGACATCGAGATGGCGACGCTTTTGATCGAGCATGGTGCGGATACCAGCATCCGCGATCCCTATTATTATGCGCCGCCGATCGGCTGGGCGGAGTATAACGGCAGAGCGGAGATGGTGGAATTCCTGAAGACGCAGCCGCTCGATATCTTTGCGGCCGCTGCCTATGGCCAGATCGAGCAATTGGCCGTGCATCTGGATGCTCACCCTGAACTGATCAACATGCGCTTCGGTGATTTTCGCCCGCATGGAGAGGCAAGTCCGGATCGCGACTGGATGACGCCGCTTGGTTTTGCCATCCTCAATCGCCGAGCCGATGCGGTGGGCTTCCTGCTGGAACGCGGGGCCGATCGTTCCGTGAGAGATGCCTCCGGCCGGTCCTATCGCGATCTGTCGCGGGAGGTGGGCGACGAGGCGATCATGTCGCTGTTGAGGGTGTCTATTGCGCCGGCTGCGGGCCAATCTCTTTCGGATGCTTGA
- a CDS encoding TolB family protein has product MRSSVEIYNIRTGENRIVWQTERLIEAPNFSPDGRYLLLNADGLLYRIVLDGTSEPVQVDTGFATLCNNDHGISPDGSLIAISDKTQHGKSCIYVLPAEGGTPRQVTTNLPSYWHGWSPDGKRFSYCGIRNNVFDIYTISVDGGEETRLTHGEGRNDGPDYSADGQWIYFNSSRTGLMQIWRIHPDGAGLQQVTSDNYGNWFAHPSPKNDKVLLISYDPDVFDHPRDLNVRMRLMDMDGGNLTTLFELFGGQGSINVPNWSPDGDEFAYVRYEPA; this is encoded by the coding sequence ATGCGCAGTTCGGTTGAGATCTACAATATCCGCACCGGTGAGAACCGGATCGTCTGGCAGACGGAGAGGTTGATCGAGGCGCCGAATTTTTCGCCGGATGGGCGCTATCTCTTGTTGAACGCAGATGGACTGCTCTATCGGATTGTCCTCGACGGGACGAGTGAACCGGTTCAGGTCGATACCGGCTTTGCGACGCTCTGCAATAACGATCATGGCATTTCGCCCGATGGCTCGCTGATTGCCATTTCCGACAAGACCCAGCATGGCAAGTCCTGCATCTACGTCCTGCCGGCCGAAGGCGGTACGCCGCGACAGGTCACCACCAATCTGCCGTCCTACTGGCATGGCTGGTCGCCTGATGGAAAACGCTTCTCCTATTGCGGTATTCGCAACAACGTCTTCGACATCTATACGATCTCGGTCGATGGCGGCGAAGAGACGCGGCTGACGCATGGCGAGGGCCGCAATGACGGGCCTGATTATTCCGCCGATGGGCAATGGATCTACTTCAATTCGAGCCGCACCGGCCTGATGCAGATCTGGCGCATCCACCCGGATGGCGCTGGTCTCCAGCAGGTGACAAGTGACAATTACGGCAACTGGTTCGCCCATCCGTCGCCGAAGAACGACAAGGTCCTGTTGATCTCCTACGACCCCGATGTCTTCGATCATCCGCGTGATTTGAATGTTCGTATGCGGTTGATGGACATGGATGGCGGCAACCTCACGACATTGTTCGAACTCTTCGGCGGGCAGGGCAGCATCAATGTGCCCAACTGGTCGCCCGACGGCGATGAATTCGCCTATGTCCGCTACGAGCCGGCTTGA
- a CDS encoding NAD+ synthase, which translates to MTEQSPITQTIRIAVAQLNPTVGDVSGNLSKAREARAEAAREGAQLVLFTELFISGYPPEDLVLKPAFIRACQKAVDSLAADTADGGPGIIVGFPRQDETGRYNSVAVLDGGKVIFIRDKVDLPNYGEFDEKRVFDEGTIAGPVNFRGVRIGIPICEEIWNDLGICETLAESGAEILLVPNGSPYYRGKVDVRYQVVLRQVIESGLPLIFAAQVGGQDEYVFDGASFAFNADKTLAFQMSQFETALAVTTWKKNGDVWHCSEGPMAHIPEGEEADYRACLLGFRDYVNKNGFKSVVLGLSGGIDSAICAAIAVDALGEERVRTVMLPYRYTSEDSLKDAADCAKALGCRYDIVPIEEPVTGFTSALADLFEGTESGITEENLQSRARGTILMAISNKFGSMVVTTGNKSEMSVGYATLYGDMNGGFNPIKDLYKMQVYALSRWRNQHVPPGALGPSGEVIPYNIIDKAPSAELRPNQTDQDSLPPYPALDDILECLVEKEMAVDEIVARGHDVATVHRIEHLLYLAEYKRRQSAPGVKITTKNFGRDRRYPITNRFRDR; encoded by the coding sequence ATGACAGAACAAAGCCCCATCACCCAGACGATCCGCATCGCTGTCGCGCAGCTCAATCCGACGGTCGGCGATGTCTCCGGCAACCTTTCAAAAGCGCGTGAAGCGCGGGCCGAGGCGGCGCGCGAGGGCGCGCAGCTTGTTTTGTTTACAGAATTGTTCATTTCCGGCTATCCGCCGGAGGACTTGGTGCTGAAGCCAGCCTTTATCCGCGCCTGCCAGAAAGCCGTGGACAGCCTTGCCGCCGATACCGCCGATGGCGGACCGGGCATCATCGTCGGCTTTCCGCGTCAGGATGAGACTGGCCGCTACAATTCGGTCGCTGTGCTTGATGGCGGCAAGGTCATCTTCATCAGGGACAAGGTTGATCTGCCAAACTACGGCGAGTTCGACGAGAAGCGCGTCTTTGATGAGGGGACTATCGCGGGGCCGGTCAATTTTCGAGGCGTCCGGATCGGCATCCCGATTTGCGAGGAGATCTGGAACGATCTTGGCATCTGCGAAACGCTGGCCGAAAGTGGCGCGGAAATTCTTTTGGTTCCGAATGGCTCGCCTTACTATCGTGGCAAAGTCGACGTCCGTTATCAGGTCGTGCTCCGCCAAGTGATCGAGTCTGGCTTGCCGCTCATCTTTGCAGCCCAGGTTGGCGGCCAGGACGAGTATGTTTTCGATGGCGCGAGCTTTGCTTTTAACGCCGACAAAACGCTGGCTTTCCAGATGAGCCAGTTCGAAACCGCCCTGGCTGTGACGACCTGGAAGAAGAACGGCGACGTCTGGCATTGCAGCGAAGGTCCGATGGCGCATATCCCGGAGGGCGAGGAGGCCGATTATCGTGCCTGCCTGTTGGGCTTCCGCGATTATGTGAACAAGAATGGCTTCAAATCGGTCGTGCTCGGCCTCTCGGGCGGTATCGACTCGGCGATCTGCGCCGCGATTGCTGTCGATGCGCTCGGCGAGGAGCGGGTGCGCACCGTCATGCTGCCTTACCGCTATACCTCCGAGGACTCGCTGAAGGATGCGGCCGATTGCGCCAAGGCGCTTGGCTGCCGCTACGATATCGTGCCGATCGAGGAGCCAGTGACTGGCTTTACCTCGGCACTGGCCGATCTGTTTGAAGGCACCGAGAGCGGCATCACTGAGGAAAACCTGCAGAGCCGCGCCCGTGGCACCATCCTGATGGCGATCTCCAACAAGTTTGGCTCGATGGTGGTCACCACCGGCAACAAGTCGGAAATGTCGGTCGGCTATGCCACACTCTATGGCGACATGAACGGCGGCTTCAACCCGATCAAGGACCTTTACAAGATGCAGGTCTATGCGCTGTCGCGCTGGCGCAACCAGCATGTGCCGCCGGGCGCGCTCGGCCCTTCGGGCGAGGTGATCCCGTACAACATCATCGACAAGGCGCCGTCGGCCGAATTACGGCCAAACCAGACTGACCAGGATTCGCTGCCGCCCTATCCGGCGCTCGACGATATCCTCGAATGCCTGGTTGAAAAGGAAATGGCGGTCGATGAGATCGTGGCGCGCGGGCATGATGTCGCGACGGTTCACCGCATCGAGCATCTGCTTTACCTTGCCGAATACAAGCGCCGGCAGTCGGCGCCGGGCGTGAAGATCACAACGAAGAATTTCGGTCGCGACCGGCGCTATCCGATCACCAACCGGTTTCGCGATCGTTGA
- a CDS encoding LTA synthase family protein, with product MVALVIGSALAGRFVLFQKIGAARRQSAVLRQILSLTLTFLLALSTVVAVEWIARGEFAAVPSYLLSPTRPGFTTIGIVMLLMILLDAIFGRAHQSILMVAPLLLVPAFISNQKQNFLSDPLYPSDFLFARQIMELMPVMVRDKPWTAVALTIGIIASLAILAFLWRYGWQRAAMLSKKARGARLSICLPLAALFVSQMDPTQYSFIREKLRIIPIVWDQKENYSYNGFIIAFSLNLPMADVKAPAGYGQDAIDAIPARNYGYLSGPRQKPDVIMLMSESFWDPTRLSNVSLTPDPMPNIRAAQSGHVFSPEFGGMTANVEFEALTGFSNAFLPYGSIPYQQYVRKPIPSLATFFRGEGYAARALHPFSGWFWNRNEVYRAFGFEEFLTEDTMPPMEKRGVFASDDSLMKEIMREGDAMDRPFFLFAVTLQGHGPYEANRYVENTIDIKGNLTDTDRDTLATYAQGVREADQSLKMLMDWASNRDRETIIVLWGDHLPPLGSVYPNTGYMPEPVATRKAPLDVMKREHETPLVIWSNKKGVRKDVGTISPSQLPYHILKTAGYEHPFYTGFLGRLQKKYSIVDRYQLATRDDKVFPDWGRKEQDLDPLVRDYRYLEHDLMFGREYGLDRFFPSHAWLVNQGS from the coding sequence TTGGTCGCTTTGGTCATCGGTTCTGCTTTGGCAGGCAGGTTCGTTCTTTTCCAGAAGATCGGCGCAGCGAGACGGCAATCGGCGGTCCTGCGCCAGATTTTGAGCCTCACCCTCACCTTCCTGCTCGCGCTGTCGACCGTTGTCGCCGTCGAATGGATTGCTCGAGGAGAGTTCGCGGCCGTTCCGTCCTACCTGCTTTCTCCGACTCGTCCTGGCTTCACCACCATCGGCATCGTCATGCTGCTGATGATATTGCTGGATGCGATTTTCGGCCGCGCGCATCAATCGATCCTGATGGTTGCCCCACTGCTGCTCGTTCCGGCGTTCATCTCCAATCAGAAACAGAACTTCCTCTCCGATCCGCTTTATCCGTCGGATTTCCTGTTTGCCCGCCAGATCATGGAACTGATGCCGGTAATGGTTCGGGACAAGCCCTGGACCGCCGTGGCGCTCACTATCGGCATCATAGCGTCCTTGGCCATCCTCGCCTTTCTGTGGCGCTATGGCTGGCAACGCGCCGCCATGCTGTCGAAAAAGGCACGCGGGGCCCGGCTCTCCATCTGCCTGCCGCTTGCAGCCCTCTTCGTCTCGCAGATGGACCCGACGCAATATTCGTTTATCCGCGAGAAACTGCGCATCATCCCCATCGTCTGGGATCAGAAGGAAAATTACAGCTATAACGGCTTCATTATAGCCTTCTCGCTGAACCTGCCCATGGCTGATGTCAAAGCGCCGGCGGGCTACGGGCAAGATGCGATCGACGCCATACCCGCGCGCAATTATGGATATCTCTCCGGCCCACGCCAAAAGCCTGACGTCATCATGCTGATGAGCGAATCCTTCTGGGATCCGACCCGGCTTTCTAACGTGAGCTTGACTCCCGACCCGATGCCGAACATCCGCGCAGCGCAGTCCGGCCATGTCTTCTCACCGGAATTCGGCGGCATGACCGCCAATGTCGAGTTCGAGGCGCTGACGGGCTTTTCCAACGCGTTTCTGCCGTATGGCAGCATTCCCTACCAGCAATATGTTCGCAAGCCGATCCCGTCGCTTGCCACTTTCTTCCGCGGAGAAGGCTATGCGGCGCGCGCGCTCCATCCGTTCAGCGGCTGGTTCTGGAACCGCAACGAGGTCTATAGAGCTTTCGGCTTCGAGGAATTCCTCACCGAAGACACCATGCCCCCCATGGAGAAGCGCGGTGTCTTTGCCTCGGACGACTCGCTGATGAAAGAGATCATGCGCGAGGGCGACGCAATGGATCGGCCGTTCTTCCTCTTCGCCGTCACCTTGCAGGGTCATGGCCCTTATGAAGCAAATCGCTATGTCGAGAACACGATCGATATCAAGGGCAACCTCACCGATACCGATCGTGACACGCTCGCCACCTATGCGCAGGGTGTGCGGGAAGCCGACCAAAGCCTGAAAATGCTGATGGACTGGGCTTCCAATCGCGACCGCGAGACCATTATCGTCCTCTGGGGCGATCACCTGCCGCCGCTCGGCTCGGTCTATCCGAACACAGGCTACATGCCAGAACCGGTAGCGACCCGAAAGGCGCCGCTCGACGTCATGAAGCGAGAGCATGAAACGCCGCTGGTCATCTGGTCCAACAAGAAGGGCGTCCGCAAGGACGTCGGCACGATCAGCCCATCGCAACTGCCCTATCACATCCTTAAGACCGCTGGATACGAGCACCCTTTCTACACCGGCTTCCTCGGCCGGCTGCAGAAGAAATACAGTATCGTCGATCGCTATCAGCTTGCGACGCGTGACGACAAGGTTTTCCCGGACTGGGGCCGCAAGGAGCAGGATCTCGATCCGCTGGTGCGCGACTATCGTTATCTGGAGCATGACCTGATGTTCGGACGGGAATACGGACTAGACCGCTTCTTCCCGTCGCATGCCTGGTTGGTCAACCAGGGGAGCTAG
- a CDS encoding CopG family ribbon-helix-helix protein — translation MKNQRDLSDPITLRVPADILAEIEEIAEVCERTRSWVFVRALKSYLASEGREVLEIAKARRDMANGEAYDLDDVISEVTKAVKGAAA, via the coding sequence ATGAAAAATCAACGAGACCTCTCAGATCCTATCACCTTGCGCGTTCCCGCCGACATCCTCGCTGAAATCGAGGAGATCGCCGAGGTCTGTGAGCGAACGCGCAGCTGGGTTTTTGTAAGAGCGCTTAAATCATACCTCGCATCCGAAGGTCGCGAAGTATTAGAGATAGCGAAAGCGCGTCGAGACATGGCGAACGGCGAAGCTTACGATCTCGACGATGTCATCAGCGAAGTGACGAAGGCGGTCAAAGGAGCGGCTGCTTGA
- a CDS encoding type II toxin-antitoxin system RelE/ParE family toxin, with translation MRLSAGARAYIKSEVQYLKDRNPAAALRFLDDLNRLKTNLLLFPQMGFHSDELPIPGILRFAMGDYLVDYEIAGDFIEIRAVRHGHQRPPGLAIDDDFDFEDSGPNQLKT, from the coding sequence ATTCGTCTTTCGGCAGGTGCCAGAGCCTACATCAAGTCAGAAGTGCAATACCTAAAAGATAGAAATCCCGCGGCGGCTCTCCGCTTCCTCGATGACCTCAATCGGCTAAAAACCAACCTGCTTCTTTTCCCTCAAATGGGCTTTCACAGCGATGAATTGCCGATCCCGGGTATCCTGAGGTTTGCCATGGGAGATTATTTGGTCGACTACGAAATTGCTGGTGATTTCATAGAGATCAGAGCTGTTCGCCACGGCCATCAGCGACCTCCCGGCCTTGCGATTGATGACGATTTCGATTTCGAAGATAGCGGACCTAACCAGCTAAAAACTTAA
- a CDS encoding GFA family protein, producing MSDEHTGACLCGSVRFKTRGALREVVGCHCSQCRKQTGLYFAATDVSLDNLSIEGEEAITWYRASSSARRGFCRTCGSALFWVADNAEKISIMAGLFDEPSELTLGYHIYCADKGDFYEITDGLPQYPQGRP from the coding sequence ATGAGTGACGAACACACCGGCGCCTGCCTTTGCGGCAGCGTACGTTTCAAGACACGCGGCGCGTTGCGGGAGGTTGTCGGCTGCCATTGTTCGCAATGCCGCAAGCAGACAGGGCTCTACTTCGCCGCCACGGATGTTTCTCTCGACAATCTCAGCATCGAGGGTGAAGAGGCGATCACATGGTACCGTGCCAGCTCGTCTGCCCGCCGTGGCTTCTGCCGCACCTGCGGTTCCGCACTTTTCTGGGTGGCTGACAACGCCGAGAAAATCTCGATCATGGCAGGCCTCTTCGATGAGCCGAGCGAGCTGACGCTGGGCTACCACATCTATTGCGCCGACAAGGGTGATTTCTATGAGATCACCGATGGGTTGCCACAGTACCCGCAGGGGCGGCCGTGA